In Methanosarcina siciliae T4/M, one genomic interval encodes:
- a CDS encoding rRNA maturation protein yields the protein MVSGWSESEKYSNLVRRGMLITTSRKPSAKTRTLCKLLSRFITGKCITRGKMGMQQLMEFAEGGPLIVVGEYHGNPGELGFYDYTGNLLFSLRFSDWYSEDIGSYWFSDLEPLLAGQGEIADAFESFFYFKRVESEEVDQLPLRSTVLVAGEKEIDFTDSGKSLFKLNVKGFKKH from the coding sequence ATGGTTTCCGGGTGGAGCGAAAGTGAAAAATACTCAAATCTCGTCAGGAGAGGTATGTTAATTACTACTTCTCGCAAACCTTCTGCAAAGACCCGGACACTTTGTAAACTTCTATCGCGTTTCATTACCGGTAAATGCATTACACGCGGCAAGATGGGTATGCAGCAACTTATGGAGTTTGCAGAGGGCGGGCCTTTAATAGTCGTGGGAGAGTACCACGGGAACCCCGGCGAACTCGGCTTTTACGACTATACAGGGAACCTTCTCTTTTCCCTCAGGTTTTCGGACTGGTATTCTGAGGACATAGGTTCTTACTGGTTTTCGGATCTTGAACCGTTGCTTGCAGGTCAGGGAGAGATTGCGGACGCATTTGAGTCTTTTTTCTATTTTAAGAGAGTCGAAAGTGAGGAAGTCGATCAGCTCCCTCTCCGTTCCACAGTGCTAGTAGCAGGGGAAAAAGAGATTGATTTCACGGACAGTGGGAAGTCCCTTTTTAAACTGAATGTCAAAGGTTTTAAAAAACACTGA
- a CDS encoding pentapeptide repeat-containing protein translates to MDIPEKKDFRGANLQEANFEKADLRGADFYEANLRLANLQGANLHSANLYGANLHLANLQGTELGGTNLQGANLHLANLQGANLHLADLHLANLHLANLQGTDLYGVNLQGADLQGADLQEANLQEANLEKTNFQGAKLGGAKLEGAYLIGIRFQGANLQGVDFHEANLQEANLQEANLQEAKLERADLIEANLESANLQGANLQGADLQRADLYAANLQGANLRGVDLEKAHLKITDLGKVDFQGANLKGAHHLTMDQLSKVKTLYNAKLEEELFISLKGKYPSLFEVPEPQDPKDQE, encoded by the coding sequence ATGGATATTCCAGAGAAAAAAGACTTTCGAGGAGCTAACCTCCAGGAAGCTAACTTTGAAAAGGCTGACCTCCGGGGAGCTGACTTTTATGAAGCCAATCTTCGTCTGGCTAACCTTCAGGGAGCTAACCTTCATTCAGCTAACCTATACGGAGCTAACCTTCATCTGGCTAACCTTCAAGGAACTGAACTTGGAGGAACTAACCTCCAGGGAGCTAACCTCCACCTGGCTAACCTCCAGGGAGCTAACCTCCATCTGGCTGATCTTCATCTGGCTAACCTTCATCTGGCTAACCTTCAGGGAACCGACCTTTACGGAGTCAACCTTCAGGGGGCCGACCTTCAAGGGGCTGATCTTCAAGAGGCTAACCTTCAAGAGGCTAACCTTGAAAAGACTAACTTTCAGGGAGCTAAACTTGGAGGAGCTAAACTTGAAGGAGCTTACCTTATAGGAATTCGCTTTCAAGGGGCTAATCTTCAAGGAGTTGATTTTCATGAAGCTAACCTTCAGGAGGCTAATCTTCAGGAGGCTAATCTTCAGGAAGCAAAACTTGAAAGGGCTGACCTTATAGAGGCGAATCTTGAAAGCGCCAATCTTCAAGGAGCCAACCTTCAGGGAGCTGACCTTCAAAGGGCTGACCTTTATGCAGCTAATCTTCAAGGGGCTAATCTCCGGGGAGTTGATCTTGAAAAGGCTCACCTTAAGATAACTGACCTTGGAAAGGTTGACTTTCAGGGAGCTAACCTTAAGGGAGCTCACCATTTAACAATGGATCAGCTTTCTAAAGTGAAAACACTTTATAATGCAAAATTAGAAGAAGAACTCTTCATATCGTTAAAAGGGAAGTACCCTTCCCTCTTTGAAGTACCGGAACCGCAGGACCCGAAGGACCAGGAATGA
- a CDS encoding PEF-CTERM sorting domain-containing protein, which translates to MKEISPRNLLLTVFIVLLVVFPAAAGTVTTIDFEDLSEGDGIEDFGTHYSGVTFSGGNDIGIAVVPKYNYGDYPPHSGTHVVAFHFGGESYVPTELRASFDQPVKRAGLWYTCVSNVTLEAYDESGLKIDSVNGTSNLHKTTYLEVQGSNIAYIIFHDSSNYLTCDDLTYETEDDVNIPEFPSIVLPIGAIMGLMFVFQRRKE; encoded by the coding sequence ATGAAGGAAATATCGCCAAGAAATCTATTACTAACAGTTTTCATTGTTTTGCTAGTGGTTTTTCCAGCGGCTGCAGGAACTGTTACTACGATTGATTTTGAAGACTTATCTGAGGGAGATGGAATTGAGGATTTTGGAACACATTACTCTGGAGTAACGTTCTCAGGTGGTAATGATATAGGCATCGCTGTGGTACCAAAATATAATTATGGTGACTATCCTCCTCATTCTGGGACACATGTCGTTGCATTCCACTTTGGTGGTGAGTCCTACGTCCCAACAGAACTTAGAGCCTCGTTTGATCAACCGGTTAAAAGGGCTGGTTTATGGTATACTTGCGTTAGTAATGTTACCCTGGAAGCATACGACGAAAGCGGCCTAAAAATTGATAGCGTTAATGGTACTTCAAACCTCCATAAAACTACTTATCTTGAAGTGCAAGGATCAAATATAGCATACATAATTTTCCACGATAGTTCCAATTATTTAACCTGCGATGATTTGACATATGAAACAGAGGATGATGTAAATATCCCGGAGTTTCCAAGTATCGTGCTTCCAATAGGTGCAATAATGGGTTTAATGTTCGTGTTCCAGCGTAGAAAAGAGTGA
- the uvrA gene encoding excinuclease ABC subunit UvrA — translation MKNIIIKGAREHNLKNITVELPRDRFIVITGVSGSGKSTLAFDTVYAEGQRRYVESLSAYARQFLGLMNKPDVDSIEGLSPAISIEQKTTSKNPRSTVGTVTEIYDYLRLLFARVGTPYCPIHDIKIESQSPERIADSLSRECEGMVTILAPIIRQKKGTYQQLFRDLNSEGFTRARVNGEIHRTDDEISLDRYKKHDIEAVIDRLDPSEDRSRLVEACENALRKGEGLLIAVDAEGKDHLYSSNMACPICGMAFEELQPRMFSFNSPFGACEACNGLGIKMELDPDLIIPDKSLCIADGAVALYRNYLDGYRSQHLAAVAKHFGFDIFTPIESLSERQYSALMYGSEESIQFSMSMKNGDAHWSHKGTWEGLLPQSERLYNQTKSEYRRKELEKFMQVRPCPKCEGKRLKEKVLAVKLGDKSIVDATDLSIIQCIQFFENLKLSEKEQEIAKQVLKEIRSRLGFLEHVGLGYLTLSRSAGTLSGGEAQRIRLATQIGSNLMGVLYVLDEPSIGLHQRDNERLIQTLQTLRDLGNTLIVVEHDEDTIRAADYVLDIGPGAGIHGGFVVAEGTPAEIEKNPESLTGKYLSGEKQIKPPALRRQSETFIRLKGCRANNLKDIDVNIPIGLLTVVTGVSGSGKSTLIYDTLYKALMKKINKSNVTPGEYEELIFDSEIDKVIVIDQSPIGRTPRSNPATYTKVFDAIRQAFAETKEAKIRGYKSGRFSFNVKGGRCEACQGDGLIKIEMNFLPDVYIECEECKGTRYNRETLEVKYKGKSISEVLNMTVEEAAEHFENVPSIKGKLDTLTRVGLGYIKLGQSSTTLSGGEAQRIKLTRELSKKGTGKTIYLLDEPTTGLHFHDVKKLISVLNGLVSKGNTVVVIEHNLDVIKSADHIIDLGPEGGHAGGEIVATGTPEEIALIPESHTGRFLTARLPVKENSYLDSGLQTVEAVFEDGEDFETGHGEFEGDSGEEFEEEPEDFDEGPDEVSEGQAL, via the coding sequence ATGAAAAATATTATTATCAAAGGGGCGCGGGAACACAACCTGAAAAATATCACAGTTGAACTCCCGCGGGACAGGTTCATTGTAATTACAGGCGTCTCAGGCTCTGGGAAATCTACCCTGGCTTTTGATACTGTTTATGCCGAAGGACAGAGGCGTTATGTGGAATCCCTCTCAGCTTATGCAAGGCAGTTCCTCGGGCTTATGAACAAGCCGGATGTGGATAGTATTGAGGGGCTGTCTCCGGCAATTTCGATAGAGCAGAAAACAACTTCTAAAAACCCCAGGAGTACGGTGGGAACTGTCACTGAAATTTATGACTACCTCAGACTGCTTTTTGCAAGAGTTGGAACCCCTTACTGTCCAATTCATGATATCAAAATAGAGTCACAGTCCCCGGAAAGGATCGCAGACAGCCTCAGCAGGGAATGTGAGGGGATGGTTACAATCCTCGCGCCCATAATCCGCCAGAAGAAAGGGACTTACCAGCAGCTCTTCAGGGACCTGAACAGCGAAGGTTTCACCCGGGCCAGGGTAAACGGGGAGATTCACAGGACAGATGACGAAATCTCCCTTGACCGCTACAAAAAACACGACATCGAAGCGGTAATAGACCGCCTGGACCCTTCCGAAGACCGGTCAAGGCTTGTCGAAGCCTGTGAAAATGCCCTCAGAAAAGGCGAAGGGCTCCTGATCGCCGTGGATGCGGAAGGGAAAGATCACCTGTATTCTTCAAACATGGCCTGCCCTATATGCGGGATGGCTTTTGAGGAACTCCAGCCCAGGATGTTTTCTTTCAACAGTCCTTTCGGGGCCTGTGAAGCCTGTAACGGGCTCGGGATTAAAATGGAACTTGATCCGGACCTCATAATTCCGGACAAAAGCCTGTGCATTGCCGACGGAGCCGTTGCTCTTTACAGGAACTATCTTGACGGCTACCGAAGCCAGCACCTGGCAGCTGTTGCAAAGCATTTCGGTTTTGACATCTTTACCCCTATCGAATCCCTTTCAGAAAGGCAGTATAGCGCTCTCATGTACGGCTCGGAAGAAAGTATCCAGTTCAGCATGAGCATGAAAAACGGAGATGCCCATTGGTCCCACAAGGGCACCTGGGAAGGGCTTCTTCCGCAGTCCGAAAGGCTTTACAACCAGACCAAGTCCGAGTATAGGCGAAAAGAACTTGAGAAATTCATGCAGGTCCGCCCCTGCCCAAAGTGCGAAGGCAAACGCCTGAAAGAAAAAGTTCTGGCAGTAAAGCTCGGTGACAAATCCATTGTTGATGCAACTGACCTTTCCATTATCCAGTGTATCCAGTTTTTTGAAAACCTGAAACTCTCCGAAAAAGAGCAGGAAATCGCAAAACAGGTCTTAAAAGAAATTCGCTCCAGACTTGGCTTCCTTGAACATGTGGGGCTTGGGTACCTGACCCTTTCTCGCAGTGCAGGTACCCTCTCAGGCGGAGAAGCCCAGAGGATCAGACTTGCAACCCAGATCGGCTCAAACCTTATGGGGGTGCTCTATGTGCTCGACGAACCGTCCATAGGGCTGCACCAGAGGGATAACGAGCGGCTTATCCAGACCCTGCAGACCCTGCGTGACCTCGGGAACACCCTCATAGTGGTAGAACATGACGAGGACACCATCCGGGCAGCAGACTACGTGCTCGATATAGGACCTGGCGCCGGGATACACGGAGGGTTTGTGGTTGCAGAAGGGACGCCTGCAGAAATTGAGAAAAATCCGGAGTCTCTGACAGGCAAGTACCTCTCAGGAGAAAAGCAGATAAAGCCTCCCGCGCTCCGCCGACAGAGCGAGACCTTCATCCGGTTGAAAGGCTGCCGGGCAAATAACCTGAAGGATATAGATGTAAACATCCCAATCGGACTACTCACTGTAGTCACCGGGGTTTCGGGCTCCGGAAAGTCTACCCTTATCTATGATACCCTTTACAAAGCCCTGATGAAAAAGATCAACAAATCTAATGTAACACCCGGGGAATATGAAGAGCTGATTTTTGACTCCGAGATTGATAAAGTAATAGTTATCGACCAGAGCCCCATAGGCAGGACCCCTCGCTCGAACCCTGCGACTTATACCAAGGTTTTCGATGCTATCAGGCAGGCTTTTGCCGAGACCAAGGAAGCAAAAATCCGCGGGTACAAAAGCGGACGTTTCTCTTTCAACGTAAAGGGAGGACGCTGTGAGGCCTGTCAGGGAGACGGATTGATCAAGATCGAGATGAACTTCCTGCCTGATGTTTACATTGAGTGTGAAGAGTGCAAGGGTACACGCTATAACCGGGAGACCCTTGAGGTAAAGTATAAGGGCAAATCGATTTCCGAAGTCCTGAACATGACTGTGGAAGAGGCTGCAGAGCACTTTGAAAACGTCCCTTCAATCAAAGGCAAGCTCGATACTCTCACGCGCGTAGGGCTCGGGTACATCAAGCTCGGGCAAAGTTCCACGACCCTTTCCGGAGGGGAAGCCCAGAGGATAAAACTTACCCGCGAACTCTCAAAAAAGGGCACGGGAAAGACCATATATCTGCTTGACGAGCCCACAACCGGGCTGCATTTCCACGACGTCAAAAAATTGATTTCAGTTCTTAACGGGCTTGTTTCGAAAGGAAATACAGTGGTTGTAATCGAACACAACCTGGACGTCATCAAATCTGCAGACCATATAATCGATCTCGGTCCAGAAGGTGGGCATGCAGGAGGGGAGATTGTAGCCACAGGCACACCTGAAGAAATTGCCCTGATCCCGGAAAGCCATACAGGGCGTTTCCTCACTGCAAGGCTTCCAGTGAAAGAGAACTCTTATCTGGACTCGGGTCTACAGACGGTTGAGGCTGTTTTTGAGGACGGGGAAGATTTCGAGACAGGTCACGGGGAATTTGAAGGTGATTCCGGGGAAGAATTTGAAGAAGAACCTGAAGACTTCGACGAAGGACCGGATGAGGTATCTGAAGGCCAGGCACTTTGA
- a CDS encoding KEOPS complex subunit Pcc1 has translation MKLSAEFTFETETAEKIYQAVLPELNENFSERSKIGLILEGSNCLVLTVKADDAVSLRSALNTWFRLIQIAQEVLEVAAEA, from the coding sequence TTGAAACTTTCCGCAGAGTTTACATTTGAAACCGAAACTGCCGAAAAGATCTATCAGGCTGTACTTCCGGAACTTAACGAGAACTTCTCTGAAAGGTCAAAAATAGGGCTGATCCTTGAAGGTTCTAACTGTCTTGTACTTACGGTTAAAGCCGACGATGCGGTTTCCCTACGTTCTGCCCTGAATACCTGGTTCAGGCTTATCCAGATCGCTCAGGAAGTCCTGGAAGTCGCAGCTGAAGCCTGA
- a CDS encoding tetratricopeptide repeat protein, with the protein MSSIKKIYLIACFFILLTCSLYASTGFLHVAGAVEDQKDTVGDAEPVSPPSLEEVLAQRPVSVEGLIKNGNNLYSLKEYELSMECFDDALEMDSNSSMAWYGKGCALTSLERYEEAIDCYDRALENFPASSWSWYQKGDEYLQTQNYVEALNCYEKSFSMDSYLSRVWFQKALASEKLGLEQEALASYDSSIDLGSNVSETLQMKGKAYTGLENYEEAMKCFDEALNITPDDFELWTQKGIMYDMSGDYEAAIQCYDKAISLNPDLTEAWYNKGVDLEGMEMYQDALTCYEFVLLSEPENLSALQKKGFCLEQLGRNEEALQCYEEILIYSPDNADAWYSKGSVLNAMGDYDAAITCYDRALNPDAGIEVEEVGDALLEEFNAYDSSLPGYSEVPEFKSSAVKIWYDKGLAFDKLENYESALECYDSVLETESGHAMVWYRKGQDLDRLNRYEEAANCYDKALKLDSGYAKVWYRKGYDFSKLGQYKDAAKNFDKAVNLDENYTLAWYGKAFALAKTGDYEEALVCYEKVLAAAPDSAEIWYNKGLLLDQLERHQEASDCYSKALRINQGYSVARFRLNKNTEELDGVLTPNSSEGKKMEVSPKSAISGGFWSYLLSYKYTLTEESSDISENFDDLSPEFSYDAAWYGKASAYSKLNMHEDALYAYDTALSINPLRTEAWYEKGSALDKLGRSEEALECYKKALDLDPQSSNALYGMASVLNTLGKSEEAVAYYDQLLATNTSDPEALQGKSQALVNLGRYEEAVECFNPLLELEPENIGALDGRAFSLIKSGRQEEALEDYDRILQLDPSNSKAMTEKASLFEELGRYEEAASTYGEILRITPENREIMYRQGKTLEAMGDFETAIACYDRILALDPKNIDAINNKGFAYAKMEKYQEAIASYDKAIEYAPNNATAWYFKGCANFAISSNIAAVESFDKVVTLKPDCITAWYNRGYLYNVMGDVNESINSYNGALAINPNEPSILYNKRFAHYRIKEYEDASACKTKLDSIDPGFVTALQNRGTRIFIPETYRSDLNYSLPVRWYKGEGNYSDNTSINITETPQQVTNTSSGERQKEQH; encoded by the coding sequence ATGAGCTCAATTAAAAAAATTTACCTGATTGCTTGTTTCTTCATTCTTCTGACCTGTAGTTTATATGCCAGTACAGGTTTTTTACATGTAGCAGGAGCAGTGGAGGACCAGAAGGATACTGTAGGAGATGCCGAGCCTGTTTCTCCTCCCTCACTTGAAGAGGTACTTGCGCAGCGTCCTGTTTCTGTAGAAGGCCTGATAAAGAACGGCAATAATCTCTATTCTCTTAAAGAATACGAGCTTTCTATGGAATGTTTTGACGACGCACTTGAAATGGATTCGAATTCTTCAATGGCATGGTATGGAAAGGGTTGTGCTCTGACATCGCTCGAAAGATACGAAGAAGCTATTGACTGCTATGATAGAGCTCTTGAAAACTTCCCGGCTTCTTCCTGGAGCTGGTATCAAAAAGGCGATGAATATCTTCAGACACAAAATTATGTAGAGGCTCTCAATTGTTATGAGAAAAGTTTCTCTATGGACAGCTATCTTTCCAGAGTCTGGTTCCAGAAAGCCCTTGCCTCTGAGAAACTCGGTCTGGAACAGGAGGCATTAGCTTCTTATGATAGTTCAATTGACCTGGGCTCCAACGTGTCCGAAACTCTGCAAATGAAGGGGAAAGCTTACACCGGGCTTGAAAACTACGAAGAAGCAATGAAGTGTTTTGACGAAGCACTTAATATTACTCCTGACGACTTTGAACTCTGGACTCAGAAAGGTATAATGTATGATATGTCCGGAGATTATGAAGCTGCAATACAATGTTACGACAAAGCAATTTCCCTCAATCCTGACCTTACGGAGGCCTGGTATAATAAAGGCGTAGACCTTGAGGGGATGGAGATGTATCAGGATGCCCTGACCTGTTACGAATTTGTCCTCCTTTCAGAGCCTGAAAACCTCAGTGCCTTGCAGAAGAAAGGTTTCTGTCTCGAGCAGCTTGGTAGAAACGAAGAGGCCCTGCAGTGCTATGAAGAGATTCTCATTTACAGTCCTGATAACGCTGATGCATGGTACAGTAAAGGTTCCGTGCTTAATGCGATGGGAGATTACGACGCTGCAATAACATGCTATGACAGAGCCCTTAATCCGGATGCAGGAATTGAGGTGGAGGAGGTTGGAGATGCTCTTCTCGAAGAGTTTAATGCTTATGATTCTTCACTTCCCGGGTATTCTGAAGTTCCCGAGTTTAAATCTTCTGCAGTTAAAATCTGGTACGACAAAGGACTGGCTTTTGATAAACTCGAAAACTACGAATCTGCTCTTGAATGTTATGATAGTGTACTGGAGACAGAATCAGGACACGCAATGGTCTGGTACAGGAAAGGCCAGGATCTTGACAGACTTAACAGGTATGAAGAAGCTGCTAACTGCTATGATAAAGCCCTGAAACTGGACTCCGGATATGCGAAAGTCTGGTACAGAAAAGGATACGATTTTTCAAAACTTGGGCAATACAAAGATGCCGCAAAAAATTTTGATAAAGCTGTAAACCTTGATGAAAACTATACACTTGCATGGTACGGCAAAGCTTTTGCCCTGGCAAAAACAGGAGACTATGAAGAGGCTCTTGTATGCTATGAAAAAGTTCTTGCCGCAGCCCCTGATAGTGCTGAAATCTGGTACAACAAGGGTCTTCTTCTTGACCAGCTCGAAAGGCACCAGGAAGCTTCAGACTGTTACAGTAAGGCTCTCCGGATAAATCAAGGGTATTCTGTTGCTCGATTCAGATTAAACAAGAATACGGAAGAACTGGATGGGGTTTTGACTCCCAATTCATCGGAAGGGAAAAAAATGGAGGTCAGTCCTAAAAGTGCAATTTCGGGAGGCTTCTGGTCTTACCTTCTGAGCTATAAATATACACTTACTGAGGAGAGCTCGGACATTTCAGAGAACTTTGATGACCTGAGCCCGGAATTCAGCTACGATGCAGCCTGGTACGGCAAAGCTTCAGCATACAGCAAACTTAACATGCATGAGGATGCCCTGTATGCTTACGATACGGCTCTTTCGATTAACCCCTTACGCACCGAAGCCTGGTATGAGAAAGGCTCTGCCCTTGACAAACTCGGAAGAAGCGAGGAAGCTCTGGAGTGTTACAAAAAAGCTCTCGATCTTGACCCTCAGTCGAGCAATGCCTTGTACGGCATGGCTTCCGTCTTGAACACCCTTGGGAAATCGGAAGAAGCGGTTGCTTACTACGACCAGTTACTTGCTACCAACACCAGTGACCCTGAAGCCCTGCAGGGAAAATCGCAGGCCCTTGTAAATCTTGGCAGGTACGAGGAAGCAGTTGAATGTTTCAACCCTCTTCTAGAACTTGAGCCGGAAAACATAGGGGCCCTGGATGGTCGGGCTTTTTCCCTGATAAAGTCCGGAAGGCAGGAAGAAGCCCTGGAGGACTACGACAGAATCTTGCAGCTTGACCCTTCCAATTCAAAGGCAATGACTGAGAAAGCTTCTTTGTTTGAAGAACTCGGGAGGTATGAAGAAGCTGCTTCAACCTATGGGGAGATTCTCCGGATTACACCTGAAAACAGAGAGATAATGTACCGCCAGGGTAAGACCCTTGAAGCGATGGGAGATTTCGAGACTGCAATAGCCTGTTATGACCGGATCCTTGCACTTGACCCGAAAAATATTGATGCAATAAATAACAAGGGTTTTGCTTACGCTAAAATGGAGAAATATCAGGAGGCAATTGCCAGCTATGACAAAGCCATTGAGTATGCCCCGAATAATGCCACTGCCTGGTACTTCAAAGGATGCGCTAATTTCGCAATAAGCAGCAACATTGCTGCCGTTGAAAGCTTTGATAAAGTGGTGACGCTAAAACCAGATTGTATAACGGCGTGGTACAATAGGGGGTATCTATACAATGTAATGGGAGATGTTAACGAGTCGATCAATTCATATAACGGTGCTCTTGCAATCAATCCTAATGAACCGTCTATCCTTTATAACAAGCGTTTTGCACACTACCGCATAAAGGAATACGAGGATGCTTCGGCATGTAAAACAAAACTTGATTCTATCGACCCCGGCTTTGTTACAGCTCTTCAGAACAGGGGAACCCGCATCTTTATCCCCGAAACATACAGAAGTGACCTTAACTACTCTCTGCCTGTAAGATGGTACAAAGGAGAAGGAAACTATTCTGACAATACCAGCATAAACATAACCGAAACTCCTCAGCAGGTAACCAATACCTCCTCCGGAGAGAGGCAGAAGGAACAACACTGA
- a CDS encoding NosD domain-containing protein: MVLIGPAEAKTWYVDDSGGADFIDIQTAVDSASSGDTIYVYAGDYLGFNVNKPYISIIGEGDDVVTVSSSIYLPEGSRASDNATGTVLKGIKTSAQPQIAIGEGTVSDLIISDCVFDGISASTPVQLRADRTVFKNNVISNCTKNFALYMSANSCVISNNTIKSNKNAAAIFFYANVVNNTVKNNRIESNKIGFWFYNPGTDNKIYLNSISNNSQITMVTGTVPSISWSSPDQITYTYNGTTYTGYMGNYWSDYNGTDTNGDGIGDEPYVLPDSLGADNYSLMQPFENYFGGSGPVIPVAAFTASPTSGDAPLTVNFTDESTGSPTSWSWDFGDGDTSTEQSPSHTYSKAGNYTVNLTVENNAGSDFKLKSDYIEVSEASGSTVTLYFDPASSSVSENESTEISIIASNFPAGFSGYNLTVALDDPDVAEVVDIKYPTWALITENSSLPGTSIYLKTVDGGDVVKEGAAGVVLAILAVSGKEYGSVNLSIGVDRLDDDSGNVIEPEFLTGTIEVTFLSPLPDQEYAPKDLDGDGLYEDLTGNGEFSFVDIVAYFHNMDWVEENMPVEYFDFNGNERIDFDDVVDMFAMI, from the coding sequence ATGGTATTAATAGGACCTGCAGAAGCAAAGACCTGGTATGTAGACGATAGTGGTGGAGCAGATTTTATAGACATACAAACTGCTGTTGATAGCGCTTCTTCCGGAGATACTATTTACGTGTATGCAGGTGACTATCTCGGTTTCAATGTCAACAAGCCATACATAAGCATCATCGGAGAAGGTGATGATGTCGTAACAGTTAGCAGCAGTATTTACCTCCCTGAAGGATCAAGAGCTTCTGATAATGCAACTGGTACTGTTCTTAAAGGAATAAAAACATCGGCACAACCTCAAATTGCTATTGGTGAAGGCACTGTTTCTGATTTAATCATTAGTGATTGTGTATTTGATGGAATAAGTGCATCAACTCCGGTTCAATTGAGAGCAGATCGAACCGTATTCAAAAATAATGTTATTTCAAATTGTACAAAAAATTTTGCTTTATATATGAGTGCAAATTCATGTGTAATTTCCAATAATACAATTAAAAGCAATAAAAATGCAGCAGCTATCTTTTTTTATGCTAATGTTGTTAATAACACGGTTAAGAATAATCGCATCGAATCAAATAAGATTGGTTTTTGGTTCTATAATCCAGGAACTGATAATAAAATATATTTAAACAGTATATCTAATAATTCACAAATTACGATGGTTACAGGTACAGTTCCTTCCATTAGCTGGTCTTCTCCAGATCAAATCACATATACCTACAACGGCACAACCTACACCGGCTACATGGGCAACTACTGGTCCGACTACAACGGTACAGACACCAACGGTGATGGAATAGGGGACGAGCCGTACGTCTTACCTGACAGCCTGGGAGCCGATAACTATTCCCTGATGCAGCCTTTTGAAAACTACTTTGGCGGTAGCGGTCCTGTTATCCCCGTTGCTGCATTCACAGCATCACCGACATCTGGAGATGCGCCTTTAACAGTCAACTTCACGGATGAATCTACCGGGTCTCCGACCTCCTGGTCATGGGACTTCGGGGACGGAGATACTTCAACCGAGCAGAGCCCCTCGCATACTTATTCTAAAGCAGGTAACTATACCGTCAACCTGACTGTGGAAAATAATGCAGGTTCTGACTTTAAGTTGAAATCGGATTACATCGAAGTTTCCGAAGCTTCCGGGTCAACTGTTACTCTCTATTTCGACCCTGCAAGTTCCTCAGTTTCAGAAAACGAATCCACTGAAATAAGTATCATTGCCAGTAATTTCCCTGCAGGTTTTTCAGGCTACAACCTGACTGTTGCTCTCGACGACCCGGATGTTGCCGAGGTAGTTGATATTAAGTACCCTACCTGGGCATTGATTACTGAGAACTCTTCCTTGCCAGGGACTTCGATCTACCTGAAGACTGTTGACGGGGGAGACGTTGTTAAGGAAGGAGCAGCAGGTGTTGTGCTCGCCATCCTAGCTGTTTCTGGAAAGGAATACGGGTCTGTGAATCTTTCGATAGGGGTTGACCGTCTGGATGACGACTCCGGAAACGTTATCGAACCAGAGTTTTTAACCGGGACAATTGAAGTGACCTTCCTCAGTCCTCTGCCGGATCAGGAATATGCACCTAAGGACCTTGACGGAGACGGACTCTATGAAGACCTCACCGGAAACGGGGAGTTCAGTTTCGTAGACATAGTAGCTTACTTCCATAACATGGACTGGGTAGAGGAAAACATGCCTGTGGAGTATTTCGACTTCAATGGGAATGAGAGGATAGACTTTGATGATGTTGTGGATATGTTTGCAATGATCTGA